A region from the Paludicola sp. MB14-C6 genome encodes:
- a CDS encoding motility protein A, with protein MDLTSILGLLAGLGLIVYGIMFEGNAFLPSNIIRFINMPSFYITIGGTIAATITAFPIGYFKHIPKHLKIIATKNKFQPEKYIKIIVEFAQDARRKGILSLEDKVNEQDDEFLKKSIMLIVDAIDPAKAKQMLENELDCLDSRHLSGVKIYEKASSLAPAFGMIGTLIGLINMLAGLDMDSANGAKNLTSGMAVALITTLYGSMLANMLLTPMANKLRVRHAEEMLCREIIVEGVLAIQAGDNPKHIEERLCAYLADSQRDKFVSKAGSSEDSGKKGRR; from the coding sequence ATGGATTTAACAAGTATATTAGGCTTATTAGCTGGCTTGGGACTTATTGTATACGGAATTATGTTTGAGGGTAATGCCTTCTTACCTAGTAATATAATTCGTTTTATAAATATGCCAAGCTTTTATATTACAATTGGTGGAACAATTGCGGCGACAATAACGGCTTTTCCAATAGGATACTTTAAACATATACCAAAGCATCTGAAAATTATTGCAACAAAAAATAAATTTCAACCCGAAAAATATATTAAAATCATTGTTGAATTTGCGCAAGACGCTCGAAGAAAAGGTATTTTATCGTTAGAGGATAAAGTAAACGAGCAAGACGATGAATTTTTAAAGAAAAGTATTATGCTGATTGTCGATGCAATTGACCCTGCCAAAGCAAAGCAAATGCTTGAAAATGAGCTAGATTGTTTAGATAGCCGCCATTTATCCGGTGTTAAGATTTATGAAAAAGCCTCAAGCTTGGCTCCTGCTTTTGGTATGATTGGTACGTTAATCGGTTTGATTAACATGTTGGCTGGGCTAGATATGGATTCAGCCAATGGAGCGAAAAATTTGACAAGTGGTATGGCAGTTGCATTGATTACTACGCTATACGGTAGTATGCTTGCTAATATGTTGTTAACACCAATGGCAAATAAGCTTCGTGTTCGTCATGCAGAAGAGATGCTATGCAGAGAAATCATTGTAGAAGGCGTTCTTGCAATTCAAGCAGGCGATAACCCAAAACATATTGAAGAACGTTTATGTGCATATTTAGCAGATTCTCAACGTGATAAATTTGTTTCGAAAGCAGGAAGCAGCGAAGATTCAGGGAAAAAAGGCAGAAGATAA